From one Bacteroides eggerthii genomic stretch:
- a CDS encoding cellulase N-terminal Ig-like domain-containing protein, translating into MKKVLLACSVLLATACGNSPDQNLKLNELEYFETQGVNVLVYSNLFSGGFNDEKNSGIELIHHGVRTAQGGAIRLSNTPEQWDLVPSTPSRKVNIEDNSIEVALRYDDFDFDSRIVVTGKGKAVEISVYLDKPLPQELEGDAGFNLEFLPSQYWGKAYIMDGQPDRFPRYAVSNTITRPNSEKIKQFKGYKTYDDRGTGRFVDPLPLSTGRTMILAPDAPERTVKVTSQDADLMLFDGRMLAQNGWFVLRSILPPGKTGKVLTWTVEPNAIKDWIREPNIGFSQVGYLPSQPKEAIIELDKKDKIISSASVYQVKEDGSEVEVFTGKTSMWGAYFKYNYAKFDFSEVKDPGIYYIKYGNVKTNNFLIDKTVYNHITDATTDVWIPIHMNHVTVNEGYRIWHGEPFKEGYLQAPPSTDHFDLHSQGPTTDTKYKALELIPGLNVGGYFDAGDFDIETGANINVVQNFVRTWELFKPLRDETFVSEKQRYVDLHRPDSIPDIIQYIEHGVLNLVAQAENIGHMSQTLSNSVLDNYHHLGDAASITDGLHYDPKLAPYEKSADGKSSGTPDDMWAFTSRNPSLDFRAATMFAAASRALKGYNDDLSARALKQSKRLLKEATELMPESSPKNKRQKVTEDMAANLQLYVSTGEKNYLKRFTQEIWQSLEGNVNYNIMTAMDAIPYMDASYKEKLRPYVLKYKEYLDSLNHDNPYGLPIGRGNWAGNGGMVNFGTTVCFASKYFPDIIDSSYAFKVANWLYGCHPYHNYSFVATVGATRPKAVFYGNNRADFSAIPGNMAPGVLFRQPDHFENYDDWPFLWGQNEGTIAGNTSYVIFGHAFRDLVR; encoded by the coding sequence ATGAAAAAAGTATTATTGGCATGTTCCGTACTATTAGCCACAGCATGCGGCAATAGCCCCGACCAGAACCTGAAGCTGAATGAACTTGAGTACTTTGAAACTCAAGGAGTCAACGTATTGGTTTACAGCAACCTCTTCTCCGGTGGCTTCAATGACGAGAAGAACTCCGGCATCGAGCTCATCCACCATGGTGTACGCACTGCACAAGGTGGGGCCATCAGGCTTTCCAATACTCCCGAACAATGGGATTTGGTTCCTTCTACCCCATCAAGAAAAGTGAACATTGAGGACAACTCCATCGAAGTAGCCCTCCGCTATGACGATTTCGACTTCGACTCCCGCATAGTAGTGACAGGAAAAGGTAAAGCCGTTGAAATCTCCGTTTATCTGGATAAGCCCCTCCCACAGGAACTGGAAGGAGACGCAGGATTCAACCTTGAGTTCCTGCCTTCACAATATTGGGGAAAAGCTTACATCATGGACGGACAGCCCGACCGGTTCCCACGCTATGCCGTAAGCAACACCATCACCCGTCCCAATTCCGAGAAGATCAAACAATTTAAAGGATACAAAACTTATGACGACCGGGGAACAGGCCGATTCGTAGACCCGCTGCCATTGTCCACCGGACGTACCATGATATTGGCGCCCGATGCTCCCGAACGTACCGTAAAAGTAACCTCCCAAGATGCTGATCTGATGCTATTCGATGGACGCATGCTGGCCCAGAACGGATGGTTCGTGCTGCGAAGCATTCTGCCTCCCGGCAAAACCGGCAAAGTATTGACCTGGACTGTGGAACCGAATGCCATCAAAGACTGGATAAGAGAACCTAATATTGGTTTCTCTCAAGTGGGTTACCTTCCCTCACAGCCCAAAGAAGCTATCATAGAACTGGACAAAAAAGATAAAATAATCTCCAGCGCTTCTGTCTATCAAGTAAAAGAAGACGGTTCAGAAGTAGAAGTATTTACCGGAAAGACCTCTATGTGGGGGGCTTACTTCAAGTACAACTATGCAAAATTCGACTTTTCCGAAGTGAAGGATCCGGGCATATACTACATCAAGTACGGCAATGTGAAAACAAACAATTTCCTCATCGACAAAACTGTGTACAACCATATCACCGACGCCACCACCGATGTATGGATTCCCATCCACATGAATCATGTGACAGTGAATGAAGGATACCGCATCTGGCATGGCGAACCTTTCAAAGAAGGCTATCTGCAAGCTCCCCCCAGCACAGACCATTTCGACCTGCACAGCCAAGGTCCAACTACCGACACCAAGTATAAGGCGCTGGAACTAATTCCCGGATTAAACGTAGGCGGCTACTTTGATGCAGGCGACTTTGATATAGAGACTGGCGCCAACATCAATGTTGTCCAGAATTTTGTCAGAACCTGGGAGCTCTTCAAGCCGTTACGCGACGAAACATTCGTCAGCGAAAAACAACGCTACGTAGATCTCCACCGCCCGGACAGTATTCCCGACATTATCCAATACATAGAGCATGGCGTATTGAACCTTGTGGCACAAGCCGAAAATATCGGGCACATGTCACAGACTCTTTCCAATTCCGTACTCGACAACTATCACCACCTGGGAGATGCTGCATCCATCACCGACGGACTCCACTATGACCCCAAATTGGCTCCCTATGAGAAATCTGCCGATGGAAAATCCAGCGGTACTCCGGATGACATGTGGGCCTTTACAAGCCGTAACCCAAGTCTGGACTTCCGGGCAGCCACCATGTTTGCTGCTGCAAGTCGCGCTTTGAAGGGTTACAATGACGACCTTTCGGCAAGAGCCTTGAAACAGTCGAAAAGATTGCTGAAAGAGGCTACGGAACTGATGCCGGAAAGCTCTCCTAAAAATAAAAGACAAAAAGTTACTGAAGACATGGCTGCGAATCTGCAACTATACGTTTCTACCGGAGAGAAGAATTATTTGAAACGCTTCACACAGGAAATATGGCAGTCATTGGAAGGCAATGTCAACTATAATATCATGACTGCTATGGACGCTATTCCTTATATGGATGCTTCATATAAAGAGAAACTGCGCCCATACGTCCTTAAATACAAGGAATATCTCGACAGCCTGAACCACGACAACCCCTACGGATTGCCAATCGGACGCGGTAACTGGGCAGGAAATGGCGGCATGGTCAATTTCGGCACCACAGTCTGCTTTGCCAGCAAATATTTCCCAGACATCATCGACAGCAGTTATGCATTCAAAGTTGCCAACTGGCTATATGGTTGTCATCCCTATCACAACTACTCATTTGTGGCAACCGTTGGAGCTACCCGTCCCAAAGCTGTCTTCTACGGCAACAACCGGGCCGATTTCTCCGCCATCCCCGGTAACATGGCTCCCGGTGTATTGTTCAGACAACCCGACCACTTCGAGAACTATGATGACTGGCCATTTCTTTGGGGACAAAACGAAGGCACTATTGCAGGAAACACAAGCTATGTAATTTTCGGCCATGCTTTCAGAGACCTGGTACGCTGA
- a CDS encoding SecDF P1 head subdomain-containing protein: MKTIYLSLVGLSLALISYSQTYTPQKENGWYHIIDGQQDSISCEPIVTVADFTDLRLVYDSFGQPVISGRVSKSKLGKWTDATEKSIGKRIGFVFNDTVITAPQVNARIDSGNFQISAPQGHDLKRIYLQLTSHSQRCQHPFRQRKN; encoded by the coding sequence ATGAAAACAATTTATTTATCGCTGGTAGGATTATCTCTCGCCTTAATATCATACAGCCAAACATATACACCTCAAAAAGAAAACGGCTGGTATCATATTATAGACGGACAACAAGATAGTATTTCTTGTGAGCCAATCGTTACAGTTGCAGATTTCACCGATTTAAGGTTGGTTTATGACTCTTTTGGTCAACCGGTTATTTCCGGGAGAGTCAGCAAATCCAAACTGGGCAAATGGACTGATGCCACTGAAAAGAGCATAGGAAAACGCATTGGGTTTGTGTTTAATGATACAGTTATAACTGCCCCACAGGTCAATGCAAGAATAGACAGCGGTAATTTTCAAATATCCGCTCCACAGGGTCATGATCTGAAGAGAATTTATCTGCAGCTGACCAGCCACAGCCAGCGGTGTCAGCATCCTTTTCGGCAGCGAAAAAATTGA
- a CDS encoding site-specific integrase yields the protein MKVTFIIKKAAKRYDTESMATIYVRFRNGRQLDSVAPTQLAINPNLWDDKDECVKTKAVCNEEMRTHINEEIRQLKTYIEKVYQQEKEAIDKEWLKTTLDKFYHPEKYFLPEEVVIKPTIGELFDEFLNKHPLSEVRKKNFRVVKRALLRYELYVRATKRGQKGFILDVDLVTPDTLRDMWDFFQNEYQYYELYPSIYEAIPEKRTPQPRSKNTLIDCFSRIRTFFLWCFDNKRTTNRPFDKFPIEECTYGTPYYITLEERDRIFNADLSATPQLAIQRDIFIFQTLIGCRVSDLYRMTKLNVVNEAIEYIPKKTKEGNPVTVRVPLNDKAKEILERYKEYEGKLLPFISEQKYNDAIKKIFKLAGVDRIVTILDPLTHNEIKRPIYEVASSHLARRTFIGNIYKKVKDPNLVSALSGHKEGSKAFRRYRDIDEEMKKDLVKLLD from the coding sequence ATGAAAGTAACCTTTATCATTAAAAAAGCAGCCAAACGATATGATACAGAATCCATGGCTACAATCTATGTCCGTTTTAGAAACGGAAGGCAGTTAGACTCCGTTGCTCCTACTCAGTTAGCCATCAATCCCAATCTATGGGATGATAAAGACGAATGTGTAAAAACGAAAGCTGTCTGCAATGAAGAAATGCGTACCCATATAAATGAAGAGATACGCCAGTTGAAAACCTATATCGAGAAGGTATATCAACAAGAAAAGGAAGCAATAGACAAAGAATGGCTAAAAACAACACTTGATAAATTTTACCATCCTGAAAAATATTTTTTGCCGGAGGAAGTGGTTATCAAGCCTACCATTGGAGAACTATTCGATGAATTTCTAAACAAGCACCCTTTGTCGGAAGTACGAAAGAAAAATTTCCGGGTTGTCAAAAGAGCCTTACTGCGTTATGAACTATATGTAAGGGCTACAAAGAGAGGACAAAAGGGCTTTATCCTTGATGTGGATTTGGTAACACCTGACACGCTTCGGGATATGTGGGATTTCTTTCAGAACGAATACCAGTATTATGAACTTTACCCGAGCATTTATGAAGCCATTCCCGAAAAGAGGACACCACAGCCCAGAAGCAAAAACACGCTGATAGACTGTTTTTCAAGAATACGCACATTCTTCCTGTGGTGCTTCGATAACAAACGCACCACAAACAGACCTTTCGACAAGTTTCCGATAGAGGAGTGTACATATGGTACACCTTATTATATAACACTCGAAGAAAGGGACAGGATTTTTAATGCAGACCTTTCTGCCACCCCACAACTGGCAATACAGAGGGATATATTCATATTTCAGACACTGATAGGATGCAGGGTGAGCGACCTGTACCGAATGACCAAACTAAATGTGGTCAATGAAGCCATAGAATATATTCCCAAGAAAACCAAAGAGGGGAATCCGGTTACGGTACGTGTTCCACTTAACGACAAAGCGAAAGAAATCCTTGAACGCTACAAAGAATATGAGGGAAAACTGTTGCCGTTCATATCCGAGCAAAAGTACAATGATGCCATAAAAAAGATATTCAAATTAGCTGGAGTTGACCGCATCGTAACAATCTTAGACCCGTTGACGCACAACGAAATCAAACGACCTATTTATGAAGTGGCAAGCAGCCATCTGGCAAGACGTACGTTTATCGGCAATATCTATAAAAAAGTGAAAGACCCGAACCTTGTTTCCGCACTGTCGGGACACAAGGAGGGAAGCAAAGCTTTCAGACGATACAGGGATATTGACGAAGAAATGAAGAAAGACCTTGTAAAACTATTAGACTGA
- a CDS encoding DUF6043 family protein, whose amino-acid sequence MGQQEYDNFKRLIKEWLDSHPNEYADFVEEMNDKKFKGFFNIFNTAVRLVPKYKEAARKRIGDDRNPDFEELENVLLQSDLAEKIVNEFHTPNKRSIVPAMLAWLYYGRSYECMVEQGEELTKRKDIPTLYKWLVSGMVKFIIRKSIANGMRTKEDWQVFRKQQKAIEENSLVEWAIEEDEDMDEEETDMLQEEQPKTAGRKADTRTLPELLIERHDILIERIGTRLKTHATETDIARLFIALVEYRFMRKCPIKTFRNALYEQFKEQEIVHERGIQKAYRNLTSPFGNSKKLVKDIGEDHEAIEELKAYLSN is encoded by the coding sequence ATGGGACAACAGGAATATGATAATTTCAAAAGACTGATAAAGGAATGGCTCGACAGCCATCCGAATGAATATGCCGATTTTGTAGAAGAAATGAACGACAAGAAGTTCAAAGGGTTCTTCAATATTTTCAATACGGCTGTAAGGCTTGTTCCGAAATATAAAGAAGCAGCACGCAAGAGAATAGGCGATGATAGAAACCCTGATTTCGAGGAACTGGAAAATGTTCTTTTACAATCAGACCTTGCCGAGAAGATAGTGAATGAGTTTCATACCCCGAACAAGAGAAGTATTGTTCCTGCCATGCTTGCATGGCTCTATTACGGACGAAGCTATGAGTGCATGGTGGAACAGGGTGAGGAACTGACCAAAAGAAAGGATATTCCCACCTTATACAAATGGCTTGTTTCCGGCATGGTCAAATTCATTATCAGAAAAAGCATCGCCAATGGCATGAGAACCAAAGAGGACTGGCAAGTATTCAGGAAGCAACAGAAAGCCATTGAGGAAAACTCTCTCGTGGAATGGGCAATAGAAGAAGATGAAGACATGGACGAGGAAGAAACAGATATGCTGCAGGAAGAACAGCCAAAGACCGCAGGACGCAAAGCCGACACACGCACGTTGCCAGAACTTCTGATAGAAAGGCATGACATACTGATTGAAAGAATTGGCACACGATTGAAAACCCATGCTACGGAAACAGATATAGCACGACTGTTTATCGCACTGGTGGAATACCGATTCATGCGGAAGTGTCCCATCAAGACTTTCAGAAACGCACTGTACGAGCAGTTCAAGGAACAAGAAATCGTCCACGAAAGAGGCATCCAGAAAGCATACAGAAATCTCACTTCTCCGTTTGGAAACAGCAAGAAACTGGTAAAAGACATTGGTGAAGACCATGAAGCCATCGAGGAATTGAAAGCCTATCTATCCAATTGA
- a CDS encoding helix-turn-helix transcriptional regulator, whose product MTDILAIIQNGNGNIKLEVTGEDLLLFSNQLISRAKHELSTAIAEARKEKYLTKEEVKKMCGVCDTTLWHWSKKNYLKPVKVGNKVRYRQSDIQRILGEHNPLI is encoded by the coding sequence ATGACAGACATATTGGCAATTATCCAAAACGGAAACGGCAACATCAAGTTGGAAGTAACAGGAGAAGATTTGCTATTATTCTCCAACCAGTTAATCAGCCGTGCGAAGCATGAACTTTCTACCGCCATTGCGGAAGCAAGAAAGGAGAAGTATCTAACCAAAGAGGAAGTGAAAAAGATGTGCGGTGTTTGTGATACCACACTCTGGCACTGGTCTAAGAAAAACTATCTGAAGCCTGTAAAGGTTGGAAACAAGGTCAGATACCGACAATCCGACATTCAGAGAATTTTAGGTGAACACAATCCTTTAATCTAA